The genome window GTGTTTGCCGATCGTCCCCATGATCTCCTCGGGGGTGTCGGCCGTCCGGACGTTCTCTTCGAGGTTCTCCGCGGCGGTGTCGTACAGTTTGGTGAAGACCGTCTCGAGGTGTTCGTCGACGGCGTCGACGATCTCGTCACGGTCGGCGACGGACTGCTCGTTGTCCGGACGGTGGACGAGCGTGACCTCCCCGTCGTCGACCTCGTTCGGGCCGATTTCGAGGCGGAGGGGAACGCCGTTCAACTCGTGTTCGTTGAACTTGAAGCCGGGGTTGCGCTCGTCGCGGTCGTCGAGTTCGACGCGGAAACCGGCCGCCTCGAGATCGTCGGCGATGGCTTCGGAGTACTCGAGGACGGCGTCCATGGTGTCTTCCTGCCAGATCGGGACGATAGCGATCTGCGTGGGTGCGATCGTTGGCGGGAGGACGAGACCCTGATCGTCGGAGTGAGTCATGATGAGCGCCCCCAGTGCGCGCCAGGACAGACCCCACGAGGTCGTGTAGGCGGTCTGTTCCTCTTCGTCTTCGTCGGCGAAGGTGATGTCGAACGCCTCCGCGAACGACTGGCCGAGATGGTGGCTCGTCCCACCCTGGACGGACTTGCCGTCGGGCATGAGCGCCTCGACGGTCGTCGTCGTATCAGCGCCGGGGAACTTATCGTGTTCGGGTTTCTTACCGCGCAAGACCGGTATCGCGAGCACCTCCTCGTAGACGCGGGCGTACTGGTCGAGGCGAGTCCAGACCTCCTCCCAGGCTTCTCCGTCCGTCGCGTGGGCGGTGTGGCCCTCTTGCCACATGAACTCCTTCGTTCGGAAGAACGGCTTCGTCTCGGTCGCTTCCCACCGGACCACGGAACACCACTGATTGATCCGTAACGGCAGATCACGGTGGCTGCGGGTCCAGTCGGCCATAAACGGCGCGATGATCGACTCGCTGGTCGGTCGGACAGCGAGGCGCTCGTCGAGTTCGTTGTGGCCACCGTGGGTCACCCAGGCGACCTCGGGGTCGAACCCCTCGACGATGTCTTTCTCGCGCTCTAAGAAACTCTCGGGGATGAACATCGGGAAGTAGACGTTGTCGACACCGGTCTGTTTGAACCAGCCGTCGAGGGCGTCCTGAATGCGCTCCCAGAGGGCGTACCCGCGGGGTTTGGTGACGATGAATCCGCCCATCGGCGCGTAGTCCGCAAGTCCCGCCTTCTGGACGACCTCGGCGTACCACTCGCCGGGTTTGTGCGATTTCGACTCGGTGATCCCGAGTTCTTGACTC of Natrarchaeobaculum sulfurireducens contains these proteins:
- the proS gene encoding proline--tRNA ligase — translated: MSDESQELGITESKSHKPGEWYAEVVQKAGLADYAPMGGFIVTKPRGYALWERIQDALDGWFKQTGVDNVYFPMFIPESFLEREKDIVEGFDPEVAWVTHGGHNELDERLAVRPTSESIIAPFMADWTRSHRDLPLRINQWCSVVRWEATETKPFFRTKEFMWQEGHTAHATDGEAWEEVWTRLDQYARVYEEVLAIPVLRGKKPEHDKFPGADTTTTVEALMPDGKSVQGGTSHHLGQSFAEAFDITFADEDEEEQTAYTTSWGLSWRALGALIMTHSDDQGLVLPPTIAPTQIAIVPIWQEDTMDAVLEYSEAIADDLEAAGFRVELDDRDERNPGFKFNEHELNGVPLRLEIGPNEVDDGEVTLVHRPDNEQSVADRDEIVDAVDEHLETVFTKLYDTAAENLEENVRTADTPEEIMGTIGKHGGYVKVPWCGDSTEEDDIKEKVSAEIVMQPVVDKGGRSAGEPERPPEGTECVFCGEPADQYAYFAKSY